The DNA region AGCCGCAGTAGGTGTGCAGTGACATTAAAGTTTAGCATTCTGTAGCGATTTCGTGCTAATAATGATATGTGTGTCATTTCAATAGTAGCGAACGTTCAATGAACTTGGAGAACAATAAATTGCATATCAAGTTTCTACAGAATAGTCATAACATCTATTTTGGTTTGGACCTTTCTTATgcttcaaaaataaataaacgttCAAGAAGCAAATAACTACCTCTCCCTTTAAAAGAAGTGGTTAACGTAGTTAGTgacattaaatttattttcagtttaaattaatttttccaaTTTATccatgataatttttttaatttcatgcgttattaatgtttttaaatatgaaaataaaaaataaataattaatatagatattgttgtgtaaaaaaaattaatacccCACAAAACTTTAAGttgttattataaaaaaaactaaagtcCATCTCCAATTATAtaatcttataaaaaaataaagtccACCTCCAACTATTCAATCTTGAAACTTTCAACTATTCTCAAATTTTTTCGTTCATTTTATAAGTATGGTCAAAAGCTCGTATAATTAATTcaaatcttttgttttttttttctatttttctaatTCCATTACTCATCAAATTTCTTATTTATCAACCATTTATATCTATCTCTCTTGTTTGTACTAATAATCATTTTGGAGCTGTGAACATTCATACCATGATGATGTTAATTCTCACAGTATAATTTTTTCATCCACAATACTCAAACCCTAAAAATTCTTTAAGAAGAATCAAGAATGTATCACTTGAACAAACAAATGATTTGTTGGAAGATGTCTACTCGCTTAATGAGATCTTCAAAGCTTTAAAAGAATTAGTCTCATTACTGTCAAGTGTGGATAATAGATTGGGGAAAAATgggagagataaaaataaaagaggaataaataaaaattataataaatgaTATAATAAATAAAACGTGAAAACTTGGAAGAAAATATGTgagaacaaaaataaatatatcaattttttttgttacaaacaTAAAACAACAACCATAGGAAGATGATGCGATCTAATAAGATTGACAAATAGTTTCGATAATAAATAAGGGGTGAGAACAAAAAAATGTATTCATGACTAAAAAATCAgataattgtttttatttttaaggcCATAAAAAATACAGTACGtaagaaaataaagagaagGACAGAAAAGCGAGGGAGACAAGACAAGGAGTATGGGTATTATGTTTCGAAAAAAATGAGTATGGGTattaaaggaaaaaataatCCTATAAAGTTTaatcaattttattattttatcattcAATAAATTTATCTCTAAATTCAAAACTGAATCAACCATCTGTCATGTGTCTCGAGATGGCAATGGTCCAGCGAATTGTCTTACTGGCCTAGGAGCTAGACTACAGTGTGTTGTAACTAGTGTTATCAGACTCAGActggtgatcgactcggtcgaggcactgggtctatgagtcaatggttaaaccactgggtcattggttcggatgcttgactcggtttatattaaaaaattataataatttaaaatataaccttagtataccatatatataaaataatatgcattcTTCCTAACAGGTCctgtgttcaagtcctagctatgacaatttttttaaataactctcaattgaatatcatttgaccaaataattaacactgaatgtaaattaattacagtttgaccattaaaaacagttttgacaaaaaaaaaggcaaaatcagaaagaaacaaaaaaaaagactgATCGGTCCATcaaaaaaccggccgagtctCCAGTTTATCCCCTGAATCGGCCGGTCCAAATCAGTTTATACCAGTTTGATTGCTTGATCGATCTGATTAATGGCTCGGACCGATAAGGGATCAGgttcccggttcaaccggtcgaaccggctgATCCGATATGAATTTTATAACTATGGTTGTAACTGAGTTGGCGTCCCCACTCCCCTCCTTAGGAGGTCCTGCCTATCTTGTTAGCGGACCAGGTCATAGTGTAGTTTTGTTGTTTAGTTTTCCTACTTACAAAAATATCTGAATCAATGTGATACAATATATAACGGTTTGGATTGTGTTAGATTATTCAGTTTTAGTTTAACATTTTTACCTTGATGATTGTAGGATGTAAAATCATAAGAATATATAATGTatagtaattaaaaaaatgtttgcAACCAATTTTTCCTAAGCAGCAAAAAGATTTGCAACAAATATTTCTAAGAATTAtgattatatttgataggttaTAATCTTATAGACGTGCAACTTGAAACTCTATCACCACACACACCCATGCTTATTTAGGTTTGTGGAGGTAAAAGAAAGCACGCAAGCACCAACAGACGAAGCTCCAAAATTCATCAACAAAAATTGCTCGTCTTCTCAACTGGTAAGAACGATTCTCAATTCTTCCACTCAATTATGGTTCCTTTCTATCCACACATGAGGTTTTTGTTATTTCCATGAATTTGCAAACTCTGAATCCCTAATTGTTATAATTCAAACGTTTCAGAATCTGGGTGTAGTTCAATTCTCTTGAGACGAAGGGGTTTTGAGGAAAAGATATGAGCTTTTCCAATTTGAATGACATCCAAGTTTTTGCATTTTAAGATGTTGTCTGGTATTCTAGGGGTGCCAACAACACCCTTGTATAGGAGGAATAGTCCTGCTCTGTCTGTTTCTTCACTGCATTCAAACCTCAAGTTCAATAGAATATCAATGGCTACTTCAGCTTCCAATGCTGTGTTGGGAgatgtttatgttgatgactTGGTCTCGAGTTGCGGCGGTGTGTTGAACCTCTCAAAGCCAGCTTATGCGTACTTCAAAGAGAGAGCACGCAATGGTTGCCTTAGAGCTAGAGTGAATCCAACAAGACAACAACTCTTTGGCTGTTCCAGTTTTGATGGTAATTCAAGTTTGCTTCATGGACCAAGGGTGAAGAATGTCTCGTCCTCTTTATCTGCTCTCTGCTTGGCTAGGGCGGTTCATGATGTCTCCATTGATGGAAGCCCTCCTGATGAACAGCTTGCAAATTCCTCTACTCTGCCTAACATGTATGTTACTGTTATTCTCTAACTTTATGTTTTAATTCTGCTTCTTCATGAATTGTTTTTAGATAATTTAGATTAGATACCTATTCTAATACTGTTGAAGCTTATCCTGTTTACTTATTAAAAAAGAGGCTGTTGATTCTGTACTAATCTCCAAGAATTGTATTAGAGTGAAGATACCTATTCAGTTGAGGTAGGCTCCCTCTTAAAGTTCCGCCGCTCTTTGTCCTTTGAGTTGCTGTTGGTCTTGGCAGTTATTATGTGATTAATAGGTCATTTAAGGATGCCATGATCAgttaattaatttggagttacaGTAGGTTAGTTGATTAGGGGATATTGGTTGGCTGAATAATTAGGGGGTTATGTAGTAAGGTATATGGAGATTGACCCCTCCTTAAGGCTGGGTTAGTGTTAAAAATAGCTTGGTATGTACGAATTCCTCATAGTCGTAAGCATTTTGCATAGTGAACTTGTGAAGACCAATCCATCCTTCAGGCCGAGCTAGTGTTAGAATAGTAACTTATGTACACAGCCCTCCAAGTTCTTAGCATTTTGCTTAGTAGTGGACTTGTGAAGACCAATCCATCATTCTGGCCGGGGTAGTGCTAAAATAGCTCAGTATATATATTGCGAGCCCAATTTATGGAAGAATTCACTCAGAAACgttattttattttcctctgCAGTGACTTAATTATCCTAAGTATTGAATGCTTATATTTTCAGAACTACTGTTAGTGGGAAGACCTTGAAGATGATTGCAGGATCATGTTACCTACCTCATCCAGATAAGGTGGAGACAGGGGGAGAGGATGCTCATTTTATTTGCACAGATGAACAAGTAATTGGTGTTGCTGATGGTGTAGGTGGTTGGGCAAACGTTGGTGTTAATGCTGGACTTTATGCCCAGGAACTTATGTCCAATTCAGTGAGAGCAGTTAAAGAGGAGCCAGACGGTTCTTTTGATCCAGTGAGGGTGTTAGAGAAGGCTCACTCGAATACAAAGGCCAGAGGTTCATCTACAGCTTGCATCATTGCCCTTACTGATAAGGTAATATTATATGTTTCAGGCCTGCTGAATATTACATGATTTGTTTTCTTGTCATCTGCATCAATTTGAAATTTTTCTCCAATTTCACTAATTGCACCAACTTCTCTTTCGTCATGTTTTGGTGATGCTCTTCTCTACAATACTTACTCATGAGTCATGAACATGTGTGCAgttgcatatatctatatattgtCTAACATGTTCGGATGTTCCTAAGTTCTTAGATGTCCTAAAATTGCATCTTGATCGACTAGCCCAGCTCGTTTACATTCAGTAAAATCATTGTTACTTGTAAAATTGGTAGGTTGCTTTCTTGAACTAGTATAAAAGGAGAAGTAACGTGATCTGATTTTCATTTTGGTTGGTTTCTTGGTCCAGGGACTACATGCTATTAATTTAGGTGACAGTGGATTCATTGTGGTTAGAGACGGATGCACCATTTTCAGCTCCCCTGCTCAACAGCACGATTTCAATTGCCCATATCAGTTGGAGCGTGGTAATGAAGGTGATCTACCCAGCTCTGGTGAGGTAAAGTTCACTCATTAACATTGCATGCAAGCCATAAAAGAATATATAGTTCAATATTGTTTTCTTTTGAACAAGTTTATGGTGTGTGCTTTTGATGAAAAGTTAAACAAACTAAATCGTATGTTTTGCAATTATGTATCCAGGTTTTTACATTACCTGTTGCTCCAGGAGATGTCATCGTTGCTGGAACAGATGGTTTATTTGACAACTTGCACAATGATGAGATCACTGCAGTAGTTGAACATGCAGCTAAAATGGGACTAGAACCACACATGACTGCTCAGAAGATAGCAGCACTTGCTCGTGAGAGAGCACTGGACAAGTTTGGGCAGACACCATTTTCAACTGCTGCTCAGAAAGTTGGATTTCCTTATTATGGTGGAAAACTTGATGACTTAACAGTTGTTGTGTCATACATACCCAACTCAACTAGCGAGTAGTGACTTTTTAGCATCTTCACATATTAGTTTTAGTTCCATAGTGGTTGGCTAGGCCTGCTTGGCATTTTTGTACACTGAATGTTCTCCTACTTGTTCTAGTACTACTTTCAATCTTATTTCATATAATTTCAGTCTCACTGTAGCGAAAACTAATTTAGCTTTATGAAACCTAGAGGAAGAATTGTAGAGCATAACAAGATATTGAAGGTTCTTACTCTAATACATGTTAGTCCCAAAGAGTTCTTTCTTATTATAATACACACACAAGTACTGAACAAGCAAAGCTTATTGACCTTCAACTTTGTTACAAGCAAGTAGGAAATAGATACACAGATGCATGAAAAGTTCTTAATAATATTACATCAAATCAGTAGCGAACCCCCTTGAGAATTAAAGCAAAATCAAACATGTCGCATCTTCAAAACTCTCCTTCCTTCAAAGCTGCTTGCTTTGCTTTTCCCATTATCACCATCTTGCTCTCTTCTCCTCCTGTCCCTTTCTCTTTGCTGTCTCATGGCTTCTTCTTGCTCCCATTCAGCTTCTGTTTCTTCTCTGCCTCTTCCCTGCTCTCCCCTTCTATGtgtccttcttcctcctcctctctccCTATCTGCTCGTTCCTCTCTCctagcttcctcttcttctcgcCTCCTCTCTCTCCTTTCCTGTTGTCTTCTAGCAGCTGCTTCCTCTTCTCCCCCTCCTCCTCTTGTCCTTTCTTGCTCCCTTTctgttctctcttctcttctcctttcttgcTCTCTCCTAGTTTCCTCCTCTTCACGCCTCCTTTCCCGCTTTTCCTGTTGTCTTCTAGCTGCTTCTTCCTCACTCTCTTCTTCTGTtgcttcctcttctcttctctcctgCTTTCTTCTAGCTCTTTCTCTTCTAGCTGCTTCTTCCTCCCTCTCTGCtgcttctctttcttcttctgcaCCTTTCTCCTgtcttctcctttcttcctcctcttctctctTCCTTTCCCTCTTTTCCTGTTGTCTTCTAGCTGCTTCTTCCTCACTCTCTGCTTCctcttctttcctttctttctgttttctagctgcttcttcttcctcttcctctccccTTTCCCTTTCTCTCCTAGCTTCCTCTTCCCTTTCCCTTTCTCTTCTAGTTTCCTCCTCTCTTTCCCTCTCCCTCTTTTCCTGTTCTCTTTTAGCTTTTTCCTGCTCCctctctgcttcttcttcttgcttccTCTCTGCCTCTTTTTGTCTCCTagcctcctcctcttctctcttTCGCGCCctctctgcttcttcttctctcttcctttctcttgcTCTTCTGATTTCTTCTTGCTCCCTCTCTGCCTCTTCTCGCCTTCTAGCTTCCTCCTCTTCTCgcctcctctccctctcttcttgttgtcttttcgcttcctcttcctctctctTCCTTTGCTCTTCTTGTCTCTTTTTagcttcatcttcctctttttcCCTCTCAtcctctctttttttctcttcctcttctttctttttcttctcttcctcctccttttcCTTCTCCTTTTCTTCCTTCATGATCCTCTCCTCTTCCTCCGCACATGAACCACACCCAAACATGACTGAATCATCACGAGAAGCTAGTAGCTGGTCAATGCTTGCTTCACTGACATTGAAAGAGGTAGCCAAGATCTTTCTGTCTAGAATTTTAAGCATTGAATTACCCCCAGCTAAAAACTGAGGATGGTTCTCCTTTGCAGCAGTGCTAAATCCCAAGAAAACTAGTGGCTCATTTTTTAATGACATTTGAGCCATTGGATGATACCTAGGCACCACAAAAACATCACCTTGCTTAACCTTAAACCTCTTGTTTTGACATTCTTCTTTGTCATCATCATTGCTGCTTCCACATACCACTCGAACCATGCCTTCTCCTTGCAGCACCACATTTATCTCTGTTGCCCTTGGATTCCAATGCGGCCCCAACATTGATCCCTTGAATTATGGTTCAGAAAATAAATTTAACAAAACTTCACAAATAAACATATGCTATGAAACATAAAGTTATTACTAAGAATGAAGCTATAATCACTAACCGCAGTCAAATTCACCATCAGAAATCCAATGTTGTGACGCTTCAATGATTTTAGTTGCTTTTTGGTCACTGTTAAGGTCCAACCATTAGGATTTTTGAAGTCAGGGTCATGATCAAATATGTTATATGCTTTGACTTTCTTGGAATTTAACTGAAAGCCTAAAAAGTTTCTAAGGAACGATTCCTCCAATTCCCAGATCGTGTCCTTCTTCTTTGTCTTCTCTGGAACCGCATGCACTATTGCTGGTGTCTCAGTCTTGTTTGTGATTGCTTCAATCAGATCTTCCGGCACCTTCAAAATTCAGAATTTAGCATTGTTTAGCCAGTAACTATGTATATTTTAGCCAAAAGCCTACATTTTAAACCCCATGTAAGGCAACAATAGACAGTACTATTACTAGAAAATcaaatagcatgtttgaatcagcttctcctttttcagaatcaattctgagatctaaaagctactcacataagctttATCTTAGAATTGATTCTCTAAGCTTTTAACAATTTATTCTAGCTCCAGGCAATGAATCAATTTAATAAAGATTTCTAAACATGCACAAAGATATGTCAAAATATAGCAATTGTGCTTTTGCTATCTATTTACTATTATGAACAAAATCCTTTGTGCACATAGCAAGTCTACCTTGAAAGCtgcttgcatgattttcttatcAAAGCCTTTGACAAGTTTGTTGATCCTTGAGTAAGCACCGATTGATGGATCCTGCATTTTCATTTAATAGTTAAAATGGATAAATGCAAACAAGGCTACTAGAAACTTAAGAAAGAATACACAGACAATGCTTACATAAGTGCTGTCATCTGAACTGGTAAACATTGCATAAATCCTAAGTTTCCTTCTCTCTGCCTCCAAGTTACTCTGTATATAGAAAACAGTTCCTTCTGGGAGGCTGCAGAGATCTCCTTCACGCAAATGAATACTTCTACTATGACCTTCATTTGCAAAGGTTAGCTCTCCGCTTCCTGAACAATTATAGTAAAAAGTTACTTCTATATGGTAATATTGTGAAATCCATCCAGTTATGAAatatcaaaattgattatgattaTGTGTTCATAGTAGAAATTACTCTCTCTAGTCTCTACCTTCTATCTTCTCTGCAGAATTTGATT from Lotus japonicus ecotype B-129 chromosome 2, LjGifu_v1.2 includes:
- the LOC130740745 gene encoding probable protein phosphatase 2C 55 — translated: MTSKFLHFKMLSGILGVPTTPLYRRNSPALSVSSLHSNLKFNRISMATSASNAVLGDVYVDDLVSSCGGVLNLSKPAYAYFKERARNGCLRARVNPTRQQLFGCSSFDGNSSLLHGPRVKNVSSSLSALCLARAVHDVSIDGSPPDEQLANSSTLPNITTVSGKTLKMIAGSCYLPHPDKVETGGEDAHFICTDEQVIGVADGVGGWANVGVNAGLYAQELMSNSVRAVKEEPDGSFDPVRVLEKAHSNTKARGSSTACIIALTDKGLHAINLGDSGFIVVRDGCTIFSSPAQQHDFNCPYQLERGNEGDLPSSGEVFTLPVAPGDVIVAGTDGLFDNLHNDEITAVVEHAAKMGLEPHMTAQKIAALARERALDKFGQTPFSTAAQKVGFPYYGGKLDDLTVVVSYIPNSTSE
- the LOC130737232 gene encoding vicilin-like seed storage protein At2g18540; translation: MNHFYSIQLLFYHTLLIMEPRKAFSAIPLSLVLIFLLLTISMCRGKESSSEEDKAHEGPVVEKDQRKTLLATEYGEISATDVKGGHRAPPYHLQFFTLDPNSVFLPVLLHADMIFYVHTGSGELTFANEGHSRSIHLREGDLCSLPEGTVFYIQSNLEAERRKLRIYAMFTSSDDSTYDPSIGAYSRINKLVKGFDKKIMQAAFKVPEDLIEAITNKTETPAIVHAVPEKTKKKDTIWELEESFLRNFLGFQLNSKKVKAYNIFDHDPDFKNPNGWTLTVTKKQLKSLKRHNIGFLMVNLTAGSMLGPHWNPRATEINVVLQGEGMVRVVCGSSNDDDKEECQNKRFKVKQGDVFVVPRYHPMAQMSLKNEPLVFLGFSTAAKENHPQFLAGGNSMLKILDRKILATSFNVSEASIDQLLASRDDSVMFGCGSCAEEEERIMKEEKEKEKEEEEKKKKEEEEKKREDEREKEEDEAKKRQEEQRKREEEEAKRQQEERERRREEEEARRREEAEREQEEIRRARERKREEEAERARKREEEEARRQKEAERKQEEEAEREQEKAKREQEKREREREEETRREREREEEARRERERGEEEEEEAARKQKERKEEEAESEEEAARRQQEKRERKREEEEERRRQEKGAEEEREAAEREEEAARRERARRKQERREEEATEEESEEEAARRQQEKRERRREEEETRREQERRREERTEREQERTRGGGGEEEAAARRQQERRERRREEEEARREERADRERGGGRRTHRRGEQGRGREETEAEWEQEEAMRQQRERDRRRREQDGDNGKSKASSFEGRRVLKMRHV